In the genome of Actinomycetota bacterium, the window CCTGGGCACTGATTCGCTATTTTGACGTCAGCGCAAAGCCCCCGGTTCGCCGACCGTCGATAGTATAGCGCAATCCGTCGGCTGCGTTGTTCTATAACCCTGCTACGGTGCTCGGGAGCAAAAGTCTCGCCCCCGCTTTCGGCGAATCCTTCAGATCAGGGCATGGGCGGTGAAGGGACGCTCGACCCGTTTCTCTCGGATGCGATTGTCGCTATCGACGAAAACAGCTTGGGGGCACCAAGACCTGGCCTCTGTGTCCCCAAGTTCGATAAAGGTGGCAAGTATGACCAGGTCGCCCACTGAGGCGTGATGTGAGGCGGAGCCGTTGAGGCACACCGTCCCAGATCCCGCCGCTCCTGCCAGGGCGTAGGTTGTGAGGCGGGCTCCGGTCGTCACGTTCCAGACCTCGATGGCTTCGTGCTCGATGATACCGGCGGCCTCCAGCAAAGTGGAGTCGACCGTCACGCTACCCTCATAGTCGAGGCATGCCCCGGTCACCGTCGCGCGGTGGATCTTGCCGCCCAACATCCGGCGTCTCATGTCCGCTCCCTTCCGGGTACCCGCCTTCTCAAGGTCGGATCCCGTTCCGAAGTTCAATCGTGTGCGACAGTCTAGC includes:
- a CDS encoding aspartate 1-decarboxylase — protein: MRRRMLGGKIHRATVTGACLDYEGSVTVDSTLLEAAGIIEHEAIEVWNVTTGARLTTYALAGAAGSGTVCLNGSASHHASVGDLVILATFIELGDTEARSWCPQAVFVDSDNRIREKRVERPFTAHALI